One Roseimicrobium gellanilyticum DNA window includes the following coding sequences:
- a CDS encoding SDR family oxidoreductase, which produces MAQMQQQEKPVRPPQIQTRQPGLESVMEPAPHAEPRHRAREPKLKDRVALITGGDSGIGRAVALAFAAEGADVSIVYLNEDEDASEAAKLVKKLGHRCLTHAADIGDEAACKQAVEAVVQEFGRIDILVNNAAEQHPQENFEFISAEQVERTFRTNVFSMFHLVRAALPHMQKGSVIINTTSVTAYRGSASLVDYASTKAAIVGFTRSLAHSLVKRGIRVNAVAPGPIWTPLIPSTFPPEHVSTFGSDVPMGRAGEPNEVAPCYVFLASDDSSYMTGQVLHPNGGEIVNG; this is translated from the coding sequence ATGGCCCAGATGCAGCAACAAGAGAAGCCCGTTCGGCCACCTCAAATCCAGACGCGGCAACCTGGACTCGAGTCAGTCATGGAGCCCGCACCACACGCAGAGCCGCGCCATCGCGCACGCGAACCGAAGCTCAAGGATCGTGTGGCTCTCATCACCGGTGGAGACAGCGGCATTGGACGCGCAGTCGCCCTGGCTTTTGCTGCAGAAGGCGCGGACGTGAGCATCGTCTATTTGAATGAAGACGAGGACGCCTCCGAAGCCGCCAAGCTGGTGAAGAAACTCGGCCACCGCTGCCTCACCCACGCTGCTGATATCGGTGATGAAGCAGCCTGCAAGCAAGCCGTGGAAGCCGTGGTGCAGGAGTTTGGCCGCATTGACATTCTCGTGAATAACGCTGCCGAGCAGCATCCCCAGGAGAACTTCGAGTTCATCTCCGCGGAGCAGGTGGAACGCACCTTCCGCACGAATGTGTTCTCGATGTTCCACCTCGTGAGGGCCGCGCTGCCGCATATGCAGAAGGGCAGTGTCATCATCAACACCACCTCCGTCACGGCATATCGCGGCAGTGCCTCACTGGTGGATTACGCGTCCACGAAGGCTGCGATTGTCGGCTTCACACGCTCCCTGGCGCACTCGCTGGTGAAGCGCGGCATCCGGGTGAATGCCGTGGCCCCGGGCCCCATCTGGACGCCGCTCATTCCCTCGACCTTCCCGCCTGAGCACGTCTCCACCTTCGGATCGGATGTGCCCATGGGCCGCGCTGGTGAGCCGAATGAAGTGGCCCCGTGCTATGTATTCCTGGCAAGTGATGACTCCTCCTACATGACCGGGCAGGTGCTGCATCCCAACGGTGGGGAGATCGTCAATGGATAA
- a CDS encoding sugar phosphate isomerase/epimerase family protein, with protein sequence MNPWLIGLSTGCFYRRNIMTILEDVKASGFHDIEICSFPMHLNYHSEEDVRRAGDRIRDLELNAYSFHAPFANHIDITSLDEGVREKAVVELELACKAASWMGAEHIVLHPGPEREGRPPQGEFLAHMEHAGRSLNRVGAYCGELGVKLMLENMLPHLLFGHISDLMFLLGEIKTPGVGICLDTGHANLAGELGRVIPTFSGHLKMLHVNDNKRNYDSHLPPGEGVIDWKWVADELRYNHFEGGLILELAGDEHESTSVILERAVRAKEYLRGVGA encoded by the coding sequence ATGAATCCCTGGCTCATTGGTCTGTCCACCGGTTGCTTCTACCGCCGGAACATCATGACCATCCTGGAGGATGTGAAGGCGAGCGGATTTCATGACATCGAAATCTGCTCCTTTCCCATGCATCTGAACTACCATTCGGAGGAAGACGTGCGTCGTGCGGGTGATCGCATTCGTGACCTGGAGCTCAATGCGTATTCCTTTCACGCGCCCTTCGCGAACCATATCGACATCACCTCGCTGGATGAAGGCGTCCGTGAGAAGGCGGTGGTCGAGCTGGAGCTGGCATGCAAGGCGGCTTCGTGGATGGGAGCAGAGCACATCGTGCTGCATCCTGGTCCCGAGCGGGAAGGTCGTCCGCCGCAGGGGGAATTCCTGGCGCACATGGAGCATGCCGGGAGATCGCTCAACCGCGTGGGCGCGTATTGCGGCGAGCTCGGCGTCAAGCTGATGCTGGAGAACATGCTGCCACACCTGCTCTTCGGCCATATCAGTGATCTCATGTTCTTGCTCGGTGAAATCAAGACACCAGGCGTGGGCATCTGCCTAGACACAGGGCATGCCAATCTCGCGGGTGAACTCGGTCGTGTGATTCCCACCTTCTCAGGTCACCTGAAGATGCTGCATGTGAATGACAACAAGCGGAACTACGATTCCCACCTGCCGCCCGGCGAAGGGGTGATTGATTGGAAATGGGTGGCGGATGAACTGCGGTACAATCACTTTGAGGGCGGGCTCATCCTGGAGCTAGCGGGAGACGAGCATGAGTCTACTTCGGTGATTCTGGAGCGGGCCGTGCGAGCGAAGGAATATCTGCGTGGGGTGGGGGCGTAG
- a CDS encoding DNA topoisomerase IB: MSVPPVELEEAGLRFTNDDRPGLRRVKKGNGVFYEDAKGKRVRDADTLDRIKSLVIPPAWTDVWICPQTNGHLQATGRDARGRKQYRYHPRWRQARDETKFHRILAFARALPKIRRRVKRDLRARGMERNKVLATVVRLLEATLIRIGNDEYAKQNGSYGLTTIRNHHAKVKGSTIKFSFRGKSGKKHDIDVKEPTLARVVRRCQDLPGQELFAYETETGVHDVGSSEVNAYIREISGSDFTAKDFRTWAGTVLAAIALREFESFTSQAQAKKNIVTAIEAVASMLGNTPAVCRKCYVHPAILDCYLEGATIETIKQKLDPAVDSGLRNLKAQEAAVVVLLDKRLHAGKRKTKRKHAKGK; this comes from the coding sequence ATGTCAGTGCCCCCTGTGGAGCTGGAGGAAGCAGGGCTGCGTTTTACCAACGATGACCGTCCGGGCTTGCGTCGTGTGAAGAAGGGGAACGGTGTCTTCTACGAAGACGCGAAGGGAAAGCGTGTGCGCGATGCCGATACGCTGGACCGCATCAAGAGCCTCGTCATTCCTCCGGCGTGGACTGATGTCTGGATCTGTCCCCAAACCAATGGGCATCTGCAAGCCACTGGACGCGATGCACGCGGACGAAAGCAGTACCGCTACCATCCGCGCTGGAGGCAGGCGCGAGATGAAACGAAGTTCCACCGCATCCTCGCCTTCGCGCGCGCTCTGCCCAAAATTCGCCGCCGGGTGAAGCGGGATCTCCGCGCTCGGGGCATGGAACGCAACAAGGTGCTGGCTACCGTGGTTCGCCTCTTGGAGGCCACGCTGATTCGCATCGGCAATGATGAGTACGCGAAGCAGAATGGATCCTACGGGCTGACTACGATTCGTAATCATCACGCCAAGGTGAAGGGCAGCACGATCAAGTTCAGCTTCCGGGGAAAGAGCGGGAAGAAGCATGACATCGACGTGAAGGAACCCACGCTCGCACGTGTGGTACGACGGTGTCAGGATCTGCCGGGACAGGAGCTCTTTGCCTACGAAACGGAGACAGGCGTGCATGACGTGGGTTCGTCCGAGGTGAATGCGTACATCCGCGAGATCTCCGGGAGTGACTTCACGGCAAAAGACTTTCGCACCTGGGCCGGCACCGTGCTTGCGGCGATTGCATTGCGCGAGTTTGAGTCTTTCACCTCGCAGGCGCAGGCGAAGAAGAACATCGTGACTGCCATCGAAGCCGTGGCCAGCATGCTGGGGAATACTCCGGCAGTCTGTCGCAAGTGTTACGTGCACCCTGCCATCCTCGATTGCTACCTGGAGGGCGCCACCATTGAGACCATCAAGCAGAAGCTGGATCCGGCTGTGGATTCAGGGTTGAGGAACTTGAAGGCGCAAGAAGCGGCGGTGGTAGTGCTGTTGGACAAGCGGCTGCATGCGGGGAAGCGGAAGACGAAGAGGAAGCACGCAAAGGGAAAATAG